One part of the Neoarius graeffei isolate fNeoGra1 chromosome 2, fNeoGra1.pri, whole genome shotgun sequence genome encodes these proteins:
- the LOC132878885 gene encoding tripartite motif-containing protein 16-like — protein sequence FPSFTQTHVSIFLSTAAAVQIISEPQSREEFLKYFCYLTLDPNTAHRHLILSEKNRAVRGSEREQRYSDHPERFAYWWQVLCKESVCGRCYWEVERSSDGVSISVSYKDISRKGRGNECVFGCNNQSWNLRCSSSSLSVCHNSIKTVLRVPSASRIGVYVDHSAGTLSFYSVSDTMKLLHRVHTTFTQTLYAGFGFDLVSGSVRLCDPE from the exons tttccatcttttacacaaactcatgtttctatttttctctccacagctgcagcagttcagatcatttcagaaccacagagcagagaagagtttctgaaat atttctgttatctgactctggatcccaacacggcacatcgtcacctcattctgtctgagaagaacagagcggtgagaggcagtgagagagagcagcgttactctgatcatccagagagatttgcttACTGGTGGCAGgtattgtgtaaggagagtgtgtgtggacgctgttactgggaggtggagcggagcagtgatggtgtgtccatatcagtctcatataaagacatcagcaggaaaggacggggtaatgagtgtgtgtttggatgcaacaatcagtcctggaatctgcggtgttcttcttcttctctctctgtctgtcacaaCAGCATTAAGACTGTTCTCAGAGTTCCAtcagcctccagaataggagtgtatgtggatcacagtgcaggaactctgtccttctacagcgtctctgacacgatgaagctcctccacagagtccacaccacattcactcagactctGTACGCTGGGTTTGGGTTCGACTTGGTTTCTGGTtctgtgagattgtgtgatccagaataa